In Streptomyces seoulensis, the following are encoded in one genomic region:
- a CDS encoding S9 family peptidase, with amino-acid sequence MTTQTAGTDSFPRRHARTQRFSLGAPRAFTVAPDGSRVAFLRSGSGTDRANSLWVLDTSDGTERLAADPGALLAGADEELSPEERARRERSREGGAGIVGYATDAAAELASFALSGRLFTAELRAGTARELPVPGPVIDPRPAPDGTRVAYVAGGELRVVGAEGDDDRALATPESDEVTYGLAEFIAAEEMDRTRGFWWSPASDRLLVARVDDTPVRRWWIADTSHPDREPHHVRYPAAGTANAEVTLFVIGLDGTRTEIRWDRERYPYLTRVHWSQAGAPLLQVQSRDQRGTLVLTLDPDTGETRTLHADEDPTWLDLFAGVPAWTPSGQLVRIADEGGARVLTVGERPLTGPELHIRAVLDVSSDGVLVSASAGAAAEDPETGEIHVYRVGEAGVERVSQEPGVHSAVRSGEVTVLISATLDSPGARVQVLRDGKSALAVRSYAEDPGLSPRVTLTEGGARRIPCAVLMPSDYPGDTPLPVLLDPYGGPHGQRVVAAHNAHLTSQWFADQGFAVIVADGRGTPGRSPEWEKSIHQDFTVTLDDQIDALHDLAKRYPLDLDRVAIRGWSYGGYLSALAVLRRPDVFHAGVVGAPVTDWRLYDTHYTERYLGDPDADPESYARSSLITDEGLSDPAEPHRPMMIIHGLADDNVVAAHTLRLSSALLAAGRPHEVLPLSGVTHMTPQEQVAENLLLLQVDFLKRALGRPEQR; translated from the coding sequence ATGACGACCCAGACAGCCGGCACCGACTCCTTCCCCCGCCGACACGCCCGGACGCAGCGCTTCTCGCTCGGCGCGCCGCGCGCGTTCACCGTGGCCCCCGACGGCTCCCGTGTCGCGTTCCTGCGCTCCGGCTCCGGCACGGACCGCGCCAACTCCCTGTGGGTACTGGACACCTCGGACGGCACCGAACGCCTCGCCGCCGACCCCGGAGCCCTCCTCGCGGGTGCCGACGAGGAGCTGTCCCCCGAGGAACGCGCCCGCCGCGAACGCAGCCGCGAGGGCGGCGCGGGCATCGTCGGATACGCCACCGACGCCGCCGCCGAACTGGCCTCTTTCGCCTTGTCCGGGCGGCTGTTCACGGCCGAGCTGCGCGCCGGCACCGCTCGCGAACTCCCCGTCCCCGGCCCGGTGATCGACCCCCGCCCCGCCCCCGACGGCACCCGCGTCGCGTACGTCGCCGGGGGCGAGCTGCGCGTGGTCGGTGCCGAGGGCGACGACGACCGGGCGCTGGCCACCCCCGAGAGCGACGAAGTGACCTACGGCCTGGCGGAGTTCATCGCGGCCGAGGAGATGGACCGTACGCGGGGCTTCTGGTGGTCCCCCGCGTCGGACCGGCTGCTGGTGGCGCGGGTGGACGACACGCCGGTGCGGCGCTGGTGGATCGCGGACACGTCACACCCCGACCGTGAGCCACACCACGTGCGCTACCCGGCCGCCGGCACCGCCAACGCCGAGGTGACCCTGTTCGTCATCGGCCTGGACGGCACCCGCACCGAGATCCGCTGGGACCGTGAGCGGTACCCCTATCTGACGCGAGTGCACTGGTCACAGGCGGGTGCGCCCCTTCTCCAGGTGCAGTCGCGGGACCAGCGCGGCACCCTCGTCCTCACCCTCGACCCGGACACCGGCGAGACCCGGACCCTGCACGCCGACGAAGATCCAACATGGCTTGATCTTTTCGCCGGGGTGCCCGCCTGGACCCCCTCCGGACAGCTGGTCCGCATCGCGGACGAGGGCGGCGCGCGGGTCCTCACCGTGGGCGAACGCCCGCTGACCGGACCGGAGTTGCACATCCGCGCGGTGCTGGACGTGTCGTCGGACGGCGTACTGGTCTCGGCCTCGGCGGGAGCGGCGGCCGAGGACCCCGAGACCGGCGAGATCCATGTGTACCGGGTCGGCGAGGCGGGCGTGGAGCGCGTGTCGCAGGAGCCCGGCGTGCACTCGGCGGTGCGCTCGGGCGAGGTGACCGTGCTGATTTCCGCGACCCTGGACAGTCCCGGCGCCCGTGTCCAGGTGCTGCGTGACGGAAAATCGGCGCTCGCTGTCCGCTCGTACGCCGAAGACCCCGGTTTGTCCCCCCGCGTGACCCTGACCGAGGGGGGCGCACGGCGAATTCCGTGCGCCGTGCTTATGCCGTCGGACTACCCCGGCGACACTCCCCTGCCCGTCCTGCTCGACCCCTACGGCGGCCCGCACGGCCAGCGGGTCGTCGCCGCCCACAACGCCCATCTGACCTCGCAGTGGTTCGCCGACCAGGGCTTCGCGGTGATCGTCGCGGACGGCCGGGGCACCCCCGGGCGCTCCCCCGAGTGGGAGAAGTCCATCCACCAGGACTTCACGGTCACCCTCGACGACCAGATCGACGCCCTGCACGACCTGGCCAAGCGCTACCCGCTGGACCTCGACCGCGTGGCCATCCGGGGCTGGTCGTACGGCGGTTACCTCTCCGCGCTGGCCGTCCTGCGCCGCCCGGACGTCTTCCACGCGGGCGTCGTCGGCGCCCCGGTCACCGACTGGCGGCTGTACGACACCCACTACACCGAGCGCTACCTGGGCGACCCCGACGCGGACCCGGAGAGCTACGCCCGCAGCTCCCTGATCACCGACGAGGGCCTCTCCGATCCGGCCGAGCCGCACCGGCCCATGATGATCATCCATGGCCTCGCCGACGACAATGTGGTGGCCGCACACACCCTCCGGCTCTCCTCCGCCCTGCTGGCCGCCGGCCGCCCGCACGAGGTGCTCCCGCTGTCCGGCGTCACCCACATGACCCCGCAGGAACAGGTCGCGGAGAACCTGCTCCTCCTCCAGGTCGACTTCCTCAAGCGCGCTCTGGGCCGGCCCGAACAGCGTTAA